The following DNA comes from Enterocloster bolteae.
CGAAGGACCTGACAAGGACGGCGGATGCGGCCCCTATGTCCAGAGTGAGCGCCAGGCATCCGGCATTTACCTGGAATACGCAAAAAAGCTGGTGGAAAAAGGAGAGGCTTATTACTGCTTCTGTACACCGGAGCGTCTGGCTTCCCTTAAGACAACTGTAAATGGAGAGGAAATCATGACATATGACAAGCACTGTCTCCATTTATCCAAAGAAGAGGTGGAAGCCAACCTGGCAGCAGGTATGCCCTATGTCATCCGCCAGAACAATCCCGCCACGGGAACCACCACGTTCCAGGACGAGATTTACGGGGATATCACGGTGGACAACTCCGAGCTGGATGATATGGTCCTCATCAAGTCAGACGGATACCCCACCTATAATTTCGCAAATGTGGTGGACGACCACCTGATGGGAATTACCCATGTGGTAAGGGGAAATGAATATCTGTCCTCATCACCCAAGTACAACAGGCTTTATGCCGCCTTCGGGTGGGATGTGCCGGTCTATGTACACTGTCCGCTGATTACAGATGAGAGCCATCATAAGCTGAGCAAGAGAAGCGGACATTCCTCCTTTGAGGACCTTTTGGAGCAGGGCTTTATCTCCCAGGCCGTGGTGAACTACGTGGCTCTTTTGGGCTGGTCACCGGAGGACAATCGGGAAATATTCTCCCTGGAGGAGATGGTAAAGGAATTTGATTACCACCGCATGAGCAAATCCCCTGCTGTGTTTGATATGACAAAGCTTAAGTGGATGAACGGCGAATATATGAAGGCAATGGATTTTGATACCTTCTACGGGATGGCTGAGCCATATCTGAAGGCAGCTGTCAGCAGGGATTTGGATCTCAGGAAGATAGCTGCCATGGTCAAGACAAGGATTGAAGTGTTCCCCGACATTGCGGACCATGTGGATTTCTTTGAGGCCCTTCCGGAATACGATACGGCCATGTACACCCATAAGAAGATGAAAACCAATGCAGAGACTTCACTTAAGGTTTTAACGGATGTGCTGCCTCTTTTGGAAGCACAGGATGATTTTACCAACGATGCCCTTTACGGTGTCCTTTCAAAATATGTGGAGGACACTGGGGTTAAGACCGGCTTTGTGATGTGGCCCATCCGCACCGCTGTTTCAGGTAAGCAGATGACGCCGGCCGGAGCCACGGAAATCATGGAAGTTCTGGGCAAAGAAGAGTCCCTGGCCAGAATCCGCAAAGGGATACAGATGCTTGAGGCATAGGAATCTAGTAAATGGCATTTAACGACGCACAAAAAACGGCAATCCGGCACAGGGAAGGTCCTATGCTGGTTTTGGCAGGACCCGGTTCCGGCAAGACGACAGTCATCACCAACCGGGTCCGTTATCTTACGGAAAAAGCAGGCGTGGATCCCTCCCATATTCTGGTAATCACATTTACCAGGGCAGCGGCCAGGGAAATGAAGGAGCGCTATGAACAGATTGCACAGGCAGGATGCAGCCGGGTTTCCTTCGGGACCTTTCATTCTGTCTTTTTTCTGATTCTCAAACTGGCTTACCGGTATAAGGCCGCAGACATTGTAAGGGAAGAACAGCGCATTCAGTACATGAAGGAAATGCTGGTAAAATGCGATTTGGAAGTTGAGGATGAAGGGGAGTTCATATCCTCTGTGCTCAGTGAAATCAGCATGGTGAAGGGCGAACTCATGGACATGGACCATTATTATGCAAAAAACTGTTCTGAGGATATGTTCAGACAGCTGTACCGGGGCTATGAAGCACGGCTGAGACAGAACCGGCTGCTGGATTTTGACGACATGCTGGTGATGTGCTATGAGCTGTTTAAGGAAAGAAAAGATATACTGTCTGCATGGCAGGACAAATACAGGTACATATTAATTGATGAGTTCCAGGATATAAACCGGATTCAGTATGAGATTGTGAAAATGCTGGCTCTTCCCGGAAACAACCTGTTCATCGTCGGGGATGACGACCAGTCCATTTACCGGTTCCGCGGGGCAAAGCCGGAGCTGATGCTGGGCTTTGAGCGGGATTATCCCGATGCAAAAAAGATTCTCCTGGACACCAATTACCGGTGCAGCCGCCAGATTGTGGAGGCTGCGGGGCGGGTTATCTCACACAACAGGACCCGTTTTCCAAAGGAGATCAAGGCGGCAAGAGGGAACGGACATCCGGTCATCATAAAGGCATGGCAGGAACCTATGGACGAAACTCTGGGAATCGTCACGGAAATACGTGACTATGCCTCCATGGGTATCTCCTACAATGACATGGCGGTGCTCTACCGGACCAACGTGGGGCCGCGGCTGCTGATTTCCAAGCTCATGGAATACAACATACCTTTTTACATGAGGGATGCGGTGCCAAATCTGTATGAGCACTGGATAGCCGGAAATGTAATCTCCTATATCCGGGCCGCATTAGGAGATCTGAGCCGTTCCAATGTGCTTCAAATCATCAACCGTCCCAAGCGCTACGTCAGCCGGGATGCCCTGGAGGGCCAGCAGGTCAGCTGGGAGTCGGTGAAATCCTTTTACCAGGATAAGAACTGGATGATGGACCGGATTGAGCAGCTGGAATATGATTTGGCGATGTTAAGGAACATGGCTCCGGCTGCAGCTGTCAATTATATCCGGAAGGCAGTGGAGTACGATGAGTATATCCGGGAATATGCCCAGTCCAGAAGGATGAAGCCGGAGGAACTCTTTGAGGTACTGGACCAGCTTCAGGAGAGCGCAGCCGGCTTTAAGACGTATGAACACTGGTTTATCCATATGGAGGAATACAAGGAACAGCTTAAGAAACAGGCGGCAGACAGGGATGCGCAGCGCCAGGGCGTCAGCCTTATGACCATGCACAGCGCCAAGGGACTGGAATTCCGGGTGGTCTATATCCTGGATGCCAATGAAGGCGTCACGCCCCATCACAAGGCGGTTCTGGATCCGGATGTGGAGGAAGAACGCAGAATGTTCTATGTGGCTATGACAAGGGCAAAGGAGAGGCTCCATATTTACCATGTGAAGGAGCGGTACCGCAAGAAACAGGCAATATCAAGGTTTGCAGAGGAGGCAGAGGGATGAATGAAACGGGGCTGGTCCAGATCTATTGCGGAGATGGAAAGGGAAAGACCACGGCAGCTATAGGTGCGGCTGTGCGGGCTGCCGGACGGGGATACCGGGTACTGGTGGCCAGGCTGCTTAAGACGGATGATTCGGGGGAGGTCAATGGCCTGGTCCATATACCCGGCATTACAGTGCTGCCCTGCGACCAGAACTTCGGTTTTTCCTGGAACATGACCCAGTCCCAGCGGAAGGCAGCTGCACTGTATTATGACCACTGTCTACTGACGGCCTGGAACATGGCCCTGGGGGCGGGCGGGGAGGAACCATATGACATGCTGGTGCTGGATGAAGCCATTGGAGCCTGCAATCTGGGGTTTGTGGACGAGTCCGGGCTGATAAAGGCCCTTAAAGAAAAACCGGCTTCCCTGGAGGTCATCCTCACAGGGCGCTGTCCCTCAGAGGCCCTGCAGGAGCAGGCGGACTATATCACAGAGATGGTTATGAGGCGCCATCCCTACGAGAGGGGAATCGGAGCAAGGGAAGGAATCGAATATTAGAGAATATGTTCTTGCATTTTCAGGGTGAGTCTGATAGAGTGTAAGAGAAAAGAAACAAGCCTAAATTTAAGGAAATAAGAGAGGAATCAGGATATGGCAGATGAGAAAGAGCTGAATGAAGAAGAGCAGGAGATGACAGTGACCCTTACTCTGGATGATGATACAGAAGTGGAGTGCGTGGTGCTGACCGTTTTTAACGCGGGAGAGCACGAATACATTGCCCTTCTGCCTATGGAGGGCGCTGACTCAGAGGAAGGCGAGGTATATCTGTACCGCTATAGCGAGACTGAGGACGGAACCCCTAACCTGGACAATATCGAGGATGACGATGAGTACGAAATCGTGGCTGAAGCATTTGACGAACTTCTGGATGCCCAGGAATACGACGAGCTGGTTGGTGAGGACGAGGAAGAATAATCTGGATAATTAAGATACAGGTGAATGGCTCCGGGAGAAATCCCGGAGCTTTTCCTTTATTCTCCGGTGAAACGTTTCGACGGTGCTGTTTCTGCGAGAATTCTCCCGCCGTCTGAACAGCTGCCCCTTAGTTGTGAAACTTGTGTGAAATGATGGAAATATTCCTTGATTTTTGTTAAAATAATTTCTATAAAAGAATGAAAAAAGGCCAGATTATATGTAAGGAGGCAGTATCATGGATACACTTAAGATATTAGTAGTGGACGACGAAGCCAGAATGAGAAAGCTGGTAAAGGATTTTCTCACCAATAAAGGGTTTGCAGTCATAGAGGCAGGCGACGGCGAGGAGGCAGTGGACGTATTCTTTGCGCAAAAGGACATTGCACTGGTTCTTCTGGATGTAATGATGCCGAAAATGGACGGCTGGGAAGTTCTGAGGACCATCCGCAAATATTCCCAGGTACCGGTTATCATGCTGACAGCCAGAAGCGAGGAGCGTGACGAGCTCCAGGGCTTTTCCCTGGGAGTGGACGAGTATATATCAAAGCCCTTCAGCCCCAAGATTCTGGTGGCACGGGTGGAGGCCATTCTTAGGAGGACCAATGTGGCCTCTACGGACAGCGTGAATGTGGGAGGAATCTGCATTGATAAGGCGGCCCATCAGGTCACCATTGACGGACAGGAGATTGATCTGAGCTTTAAGGAGTTTGAGCTTCTCACCTACTTTGTGGAAAATCAGGGAATCGCCCTTTCCAGGGAAAAGATTCTGAATAATGTGTGGAATTATGACTACTTTGGAGATGCCCGTACCATAGACACCCATGTAAAGAAGCTGCGCAGCAAAATGGGGGAAAAAGGAGAATATATCAAGACCATATGGGGCATGGGCTATAAATTTGAGGTGAGCGAAGGATGAAGCATTCCATAAGAGTAAAATTCACCATGATATTCATTGGTCTGATGGCAGCAGTGCTGGTCAGCATGTGGGCGGTGAACAGCTTTTTTCTGGAGAGCTTCTATACCAAACAAAAGCTGCAGCTTTTGGAAAATGCCTATGAAAATCTGAATGCCATTGCTGTGGACAAGGAGTTCCTGGGCGAGAATATCACGGAAGATTTGCAGAGCCTGTACTCAAACGACGGGGAGCAGACAGAAGCCAGCCGTCTCTTGCGGCTCATGAACGACAAATATAATACGACCATCGTGATTCAGGACAGCATTACCGGAGAGCTGATTCCGCTGGCAAAGGACGGAAAATTCCTGGCAGATGCTCTCCACCGCTATATATTAGGAATCATCGACCCCAGGACGGAGACCCTGATATCCCAGGACGACCATCAGGTGCAGAAGATATATGACAGACGGTCACAGGGATATTACCTCCAGAGCTGGGGTTTTTTTGACGATAACAGAACCATGTTTATCATGTCCATGCCCCTGGCCAGCATTCACGACAGCGTAAGCATATCCAATGAGTTCCTGGCTTATGTGGGACTTGCTGCCCTTGTGCTGGGAAGCGCCCTCATGTACTATGCAACCAAAAAGGTGGTGTCGCCCATACGTTCCCTTGCAGCGCTGTCCGCCCGAATGTCGGAGCTGGATTTTGAGGCGCGCTACACAGGGGATTCGGAGGATGAGATTGGAGTTCTGGGCCACAGCATGAATACATTGTCGGAACGGCTTAAGGATACCATTGGTGAGCTTAAGACAGCCAATAACGAGCTGCAAAAGGACATTGAGGAAAAGATAAAAATTGATGAAACCCGCAAGGAGTTTATTGCCAATGTGTCCCATGAGCTTAAGACCCCCATTGCCCTGATACAGGGATATGCAGAGGGGCTGACTGAGGGCATGGCGGAGGATGAGGACAGCCGGAATTACTACTGTGAGGTCATCATGGACGAAGCCGGAAAGATGAATAAGATGGTGAAGCAGCTCCTGACCCTGACCGCCCTGGAATTCGGCAACGACATGCCTGTGATGGAACGGTTTGATATCACAGCCCTGATCCGCGGCATCCTGGCATCAGCCGGCATTCTGCTGCAGCAAAAGGAGGCCCGGGTTGTATTTGAACAGAAGGAGCCTGTATGGGTGTGGGCGGATGAGTTTAAGATAGAGGAGGTCATCACCAACTACCTGAACAATGCCATGAATCACCTGGACGGGGAGCGGCAAATTACTATCAGCATATTCAGGGAAGGGGACCAGGTACGCATCACGGTATTTAACACAGGGCAGCATATACCCGAGGAGGATCTGGATAATCTTTGGACCAAGTTCTACAAAGTGGATAAGGCAAGGACCAGGGAATACGGAGGCAGCGGCATCGGACTTTCCATTGTCAAGGCAATCATGGATTCACACAACAAATCCTGCGGTGTTGAAAATGTGGACGGGGGGGTGGAGTTCTGGTTTACAGTGGACAGCGGGGTATAAAAATGGCTTAAAATACAGTATTTTACAGTTCTTTTTGACAATTTGGAAATGTGCATAAATTTGGACCGCCGCCAAAATGGATTTTATAACTATTGACAAAATATGAGCATATGCTACAATTAAAAAGTAACTGTTGTCCCCTTGTAAAAAAAATTTTGGAGGTAAGTATGAGAAAAAAGTTAATAGGCGTTATGCTTGCAGCAGCCATGGTGACAGGGCTTGCTGGCTGTGGCAGTTCTTCTGGCACAGGTACGAGCGCAGCGGCAGCTGATACCCAGGCTACCGAGGCTCAGAAGGAAGAGGCAAAGGATGATGCCAAAAAAGAGGATGAAAAAGAGGATT
Coding sequences within:
- a CDS encoding DUF1292 domain-containing protein, coding for MADEKELNEEEQEMTVTLTLDDDTEVECVVLTVFNAGEHEYIALLPMEGADSEEGEVYLYRYSETEDGTPNLDNIEDDDEYEIVAEAFDELLDAQEYDELVGEDEEE
- a CDS encoding cob(I)yrinic acid a,c-diamide adenosyltransferase, whose amino-acid sequence is MNETGLVQIYCGDGKGKTTAAIGAAVRAAGRGYRVLVARLLKTDDSGEVNGLVHIPGITVLPCDQNFGFSWNMTQSQRKAAALYYDHCLLTAWNMALGAGGEEPYDMLVLDEAIGACNLGFVDESGLIKALKEKPASLEVILTGRCPSEALQEQADYITEMVMRRHPYERGIGAREGIEY
- a CDS encoding response regulator transcription factor, coding for MDTLKILVVDDEARMRKLVKDFLTNKGFAVIEAGDGEEAVDVFFAQKDIALVLLDVMMPKMDGWEVLRTIRKYSQVPVIMLTARSEERDELQGFSLGVDEYISKPFSPKILVARVEAILRRTNVASTDSVNVGGICIDKAAHQVTIDGQEIDLSFKEFELLTYFVENQGIALSREKILNNVWNYDYFGDARTIDTHVKKLRSKMGEKGEYIKTIWGMGYKFEVSEG
- the gltX gene encoding glutamate--tRNA ligase; translated protein: MSRVRTRYAPSPTGRMHVGNLRTALYAYLIAKHEGGDFLLRIEDTDQERFVEGAVEIIYQTLKDTGLIHDEGPDKDGGCGPYVQSERQASGIYLEYAKKLVEKGEAYYCFCTPERLASLKTTVNGEEIMTYDKHCLHLSKEEVEANLAAGMPYVIRQNNPATGTTTFQDEIYGDITVDNSELDDMVLIKSDGYPTYNFANVVDDHLMGITHVVRGNEYLSSSPKYNRLYAAFGWDVPVYVHCPLITDESHHKLSKRSGHSSFEDLLEQGFISQAVVNYVALLGWSPEDNREIFSLEEMVKEFDYHRMSKSPAVFDMTKLKWMNGEYMKAMDFDTFYGMAEPYLKAAVSRDLDLRKIAAMVKTRIEVFPDIADHVDFFEALPEYDTAMYTHKKMKTNAETSLKVLTDVLPLLEAQDDFTNDALYGVLSKYVEDTGVKTGFVMWPIRTAVSGKQMTPAGATEIMEVLGKEESLARIRKGIQMLEA
- a CDS encoding ATP-dependent helicase, coding for MAFNDAQKTAIRHREGPMLVLAGPGSGKTTVITNRVRYLTEKAGVDPSHILVITFTRAAAREMKERYEQIAQAGCSRVSFGTFHSVFFLILKLAYRYKAADIVREEQRIQYMKEMLVKCDLEVEDEGEFISSVLSEISMVKGELMDMDHYYAKNCSEDMFRQLYRGYEARLRQNRLLDFDDMLVMCYELFKERKDILSAWQDKYRYILIDEFQDINRIQYEIVKMLALPGNNLFIVGDDDQSIYRFRGAKPELMLGFERDYPDAKKILLDTNYRCSRQIVEAAGRVISHNRTRFPKEIKAARGNGHPVIIKAWQEPMDETLGIVTEIRDYASMGISYNDMAVLYRTNVGPRLLISKLMEYNIPFYMRDAVPNLYEHWIAGNVISYIRAALGDLSRSNVLQIINRPKRYVSRDALEGQQVSWESVKSFYQDKNWMMDRIEQLEYDLAMLRNMAPAAAVNYIRKAVEYDEYIREYAQSRRMKPEELFEVLDQLQESAAGFKTYEHWFIHMEEYKEQLKKQAADRDAQRQGVSLMTMHSAKGLEFRVVYILDANEGVTPHHKAVLDPDVEEERRMFYVAMTRAKERLHIYHVKERYRKKQAISRFAEEAEG
- a CDS encoding sensor histidine kinase; the protein is MKHSIRVKFTMIFIGLMAAVLVSMWAVNSFFLESFYTKQKLQLLENAYENLNAIAVDKEFLGENITEDLQSLYSNDGEQTEASRLLRLMNDKYNTTIVIQDSITGELIPLAKDGKFLADALHRYILGIIDPRTETLISQDDHQVQKIYDRRSQGYYLQSWGFFDDNRTMFIMSMPLASIHDSVSISNEFLAYVGLAALVLGSALMYYATKKVVSPIRSLAALSARMSELDFEARYTGDSEDEIGVLGHSMNTLSERLKDTIGELKTANNELQKDIEEKIKIDETRKEFIANVSHELKTPIALIQGYAEGLTEGMAEDEDSRNYYCEVIMDEAGKMNKMVKQLLTLTALEFGNDMPVMERFDITALIRGILASAGILLQQKEARVVFEQKEPVWVWADEFKIEEVITNYLNNAMNHLDGERQITISIFREGDQVRITVFNTGQHIPEEDLDNLWTKFYKVDKARTREYGGSGIGLSIVKAIMDSHNKSCGVENVDGGVEFWFTVDSGV